CGACGTAGCGATTTCCGCCCCGGAAACGGCGGCGGCCAATGGGCATGGCGAGGCCCACACCACCGCCGGTTTCGGCGCGCTGACGCTTGGCAGCATCGGCGTCGTCTATGGCGACATCGGCACCAGCCCGCTCTACGCGTTCCGCGAGGCTGTGCTGGCCGCCTCGGGCGCGGAGGGCGCGCCGACGACGGCGGCCGTGCTCGGCGTGGTGTCCTTGATCCTGTGGGCGCTGATCGTCGTGGTGACGCTCAAATACGTCGTGATCCTGCTGCGCGCCGACAACAATGGCGAGGGCGGCACGCTGGCGCTGATGGCGCTGGCCCAGCGCGCGGTCGGCACCGGCGGGGCCACCATCGTCCTGCTCGGCATCATCTCCGGCGCGCTGTTCTACGGCGATGCCGTGATCACCCCGGCTGTGTCGGTGCTGTCGGCGATCGAAGGCATGAAGGACGTCACGCTGACCTTCGAGCCCTATATCGTTCCGCTCACGGTTGTGATCCTGGTCTGCCTGTTCGCCGTGCAGTCGCGCGGCACAGCCCGTGTCGCCGCGTTCTTCGGCCCGGTGATGTGCGTCTGGTTTGCCGTGATTGCGGTCGCGGCGATCGGGCCGGTCATCCGGCAGCCGCAAATTCTGTTCGCGTTGAACCCGCTCTATGCGGTGTCGTTCATGCTCCACCACGGCATCATCGGCTTCGTGACGCTGGGCGCGGTGTTCCTGGCGGTGACCGGCGCCGAGGCGCTCTATGCCGACCTCGGCCATTTCGGCAAGCGGCCGATCCAGACCGCCTGGTTGTTCATCGTGCTGCCGTCGCTGGCGCTGAACTATCTGGGGCAGGGCGCGCTCATCCTGGATGACCCCGGGGCGATCGTGAGCCCGTTCTTCCAGCTGTTCCCGCAAGGCTGGCTGCGCGGCAGCATGGTCGTGCTGGCCACCATGGCGACCGTGATCGCGAGCCAGGCCGTCATCACCGGCGCCTATTCGCTGACGCGTCAGGCGATCCAGCTCGGTCTGCTCCCGCGATTCGAAATTCGCCATACGTCCGAGGCCCATTCCGGCCAGATCTTCATCCCGCGCATCAACCAGCTGCTGCTGGTCGCCGTGATCCTGATGGTGCTGCTGTTCCGCTCCTCCAGCGCGCTGGCCTCCGCCTACGGCATCGCCGTGACCGGCACGATGGTCGTCACGGGAATGATGGGCTTCGTCGTGGTCTGGAAGGCCTGGCGCTGGTCGCCGGTCGCCGCCGCGGCGCTGATCGTCCCGTTCCTGTGCCTCGACTTCACCTTCCTTGCCGCCAATCTGCTCAAGGTGTTCGAGGGCGGCTGGGTGCCGCTGGCGCTCGGCTCGCTGATGATCCTGCTGATGTACACTTGGCGGCGCGGCAGCCGGCTGCTGTTCGAGAAGTCGCGCAAGCTCGAGTTCCCGCTCGCCGACCTCGTCGCGATGCTGGAGAAGCGGCCGCCGCAGCGTGTGCCCGGCACCGCCGTGTTCCTGACCTCGGACCCGCTCAGCGCGCCGACCGCGCTGATGCATAGTCTGAAGCACTACAAGGTGCTGCACGAGAAGAACGTCATTCTCACCATCGAGACCGCGCAGACCCCGCGCATCGATCCGGCCGAGCGCGTCAAGCTGGAGCAGATCTCGCCAACCTTCTCCAAGGTGACGCTGAAGTTCGGCTTCATGGAATCGCCCAACGTGCCGAAGGCCCTCGCCATCGCCCGGAAGCTCGGCTGGCAGTTCGACATCATGTCGACCTCGTTCTTCCTGTCGCGCCGGGCGCTCAAGCCCGCCGCCCATTCCGGCATGCCGCGCTGGCAGGACCGGCTGTTCATCTCGCTGAGCCGCTCGGCCAACGATGCCACCGACTATTTCCAGATCCCGAGCGGCCGCGTGGTCGAGGTCGGAACGCAGGTGACGATCTAGGCCGGGCATCCCGGCCTAGGATTCAAAGCACACTTCAAGTCGCTGCGATTTAGCTTTAACTTGCGCAAGGCAGCTCAAGCCTTTGTAGCGCTTGATTTTCGTCTGCCGAGAGGCGAGGT
The genomic region above belongs to Bradyrhizobium arachidis and contains:
- a CDS encoding potassium transporter Kup, giving the protein MTSDVAISAPETAAANGHGEAHTTAGFGALTLGSIGVVYGDIGTSPLYAFREAVLAASGAEGAPTTAAVLGVVSLILWALIVVVTLKYVVILLRADNNGEGGTLALMALAQRAVGTGGATIVLLGIISGALFYGDAVITPAVSVLSAIEGMKDVTLTFEPYIVPLTVVILVCLFAVQSRGTARVAAFFGPVMCVWFAVIAVAAIGPVIRQPQILFALNPLYAVSFMLHHGIIGFVTLGAVFLAVTGAEALYADLGHFGKRPIQTAWLFIVLPSLALNYLGQGALILDDPGAIVSPFFQLFPQGWLRGSMVVLATMATVIASQAVITGAYSLTRQAIQLGLLPRFEIRHTSEAHSGQIFIPRINQLLLVAVILMVLLFRSSSALASAYGIAVTGTMVVTGMMGFVVVWKAWRWSPVAAAALIVPFLCLDFTFLAANLLKVFEGGWVPLALGSLMILLMYTWRRGSRLLFEKSRKLEFPLADLVAMLEKRPPQRVPGTAVFLTSDPLSAPTALMHSLKHYKVLHEKNVILTIETAQTPRIDPAERVKLEQISPTFSKVTLKFGFMESPNVPKALAIARKLGWQFDIMSTSFFLSRRALKPAAHSGMPRWQDRLFISLSRSANDATDYFQIPSGRVVEVGTQVTI